A region of the Rhodospirillaceae bacterium genome:
TGAGACAAACGCGCCGATGCCGATCATCACTCCGCGGCCACCTTCCTGAGCAGCATCGGTTTGATTTGACGGAATGATCGCCAGCATGCGGCGTTTGATTTCGGTGCGAGCGGCAACGGCTTCGGCGTCGCTAACAAGGCCCCGCTCCAGATCTTTGTCGACCTCGCTCAATTGGTCTTTGTAGACGTTCAGATCGTAATCTTCGCGCGGCGCGGCGCCTGCCTGACGGCGAAATGCCATCGGCACCAACAACACGGCGACAATTCCCGCCGTCAGCATGACGATCATCATCCAAAGCGCCATCATGCGTCATCATCCTTCAAAAGTGCATTTACGCGTTTTTCTTCGTCAGTGCTCAATGCCGGGGCTCCGGCCTCGGTCACAACTTGTGTACGTTTACGGAACATGACGCCCAAGGTAATTAAACCAATTAGAAAAAAAACAAATGGCCCAATCCACAAAACCAAGGTGCTGGTTTTGAATGGCGGGTTCAGCAAGACAAAATCGCCGTAGCGGGAAACCACGTAGTCCATCACTTGCTCATTGCTATCGCCCGAGACCAAGCGTTCTCGCACCAGAACTCGGAGGTCGCGGGCCAAGGTCGCGTCGGAATCGTCAATCGATTGGTTCTGACACACCAAGCACCGAAGTCCCTTACTGATGTCCCGTGCCCGTTCTTCAAGTGCTGGATCCTTCAAGATTTCGCTGGGCAGCACAGCAAATGCAGGCATTGCCATTAGGCTCAACATCAAACTCAACAGCAACGCCCTCATGACTTGGCTCCTGCCTTTTGTTTTATCGTCTGGCGGAGCTTTTGGATGATTGGCCATATTGTTTCATCCCAACTTTGTTGCGAAAGCGGACCTATATATTTATATCGGATCACGCCTTCAGCATCGATAAGAAAGGTCTCCGGCGCGCCCGTCACTCCAAAAGCAATCGCACCCTTTGAACGGGGGTCATCCCCAATCAGCGT
Encoded here:
- a CDS encoding cytochrome c-type biogenesis protein CcmH; protein product: MRALLLSLMLSLMAMPAFAVLPSEILKDPALEERARDISKGLRCLVCQNQSIDDSDATLARDLRVLVRERLVSGDSNEQVMDYVVSRYGDFVLLNPPFKTSTLVLWIGPFVFFLIGLITLGVMFRKRTQVVTEAGAPALSTDEEKRVNALLKDDDA